A genomic segment from Lignipirellula cremea encodes:
- a CDS encoding SDR family NAD(P)-dependent oxidoreductase, with protein sequence MDLGIANKVALVSGSSAGIGLATAARLAAEGVHVWLNGRSPDRLEEAAASIRSSVESAKVDTVAADLGTAAGCRSLCERLPEVDILVNNVGIFEPKAFGEINDDDWLKMFNVNVMSGVRLTRHYLPAMRSAGWGRVIFVSSESAVQIPEEMIHYGMTKTAQLAVARGVAETTGKTGVTVNSVLVGPTRSEGVGVFVEELAKEKGITVEQMEQEFFSTARPTSLLGRFIEVEEVAAMIGYLCSTAASATNGAALRVDGGVVRSIL encoded by the coding sequence ATGGACCTGGGCATTGCGAATAAAGTGGCGCTGGTCAGCGGGTCTTCGGCGGGGATCGGGCTGGCGACGGCCGCCCGGCTGGCGGCCGAAGGCGTGCATGTCTGGCTGAATGGTCGCTCGCCGGACCGGCTGGAAGAGGCGGCCGCTTCGATCCGTTCGTCGGTGGAGTCGGCGAAGGTCGATACGGTGGCGGCCGACCTGGGCACAGCCGCCGGCTGCCGGAGTCTGTGCGAGCGTTTGCCCGAGGTTGACATCCTGGTCAACAACGTCGGCATCTTTGAGCCCAAGGCGTTCGGCGAGATCAACGACGACGACTGGCTGAAAATGTTCAACGTGAATGTGATGAGCGGCGTCCGTTTAACGCGACATTATCTGCCGGCCATGCGTAGCGCCGGCTGGGGCCGGGTGATCTTTGTCTCCAGCGAATCGGCCGTGCAAATACCAGAAGAAATGATCCATTACGGCATGACCAAAACGGCCCAGCTGGCTGTGGCGCGGGGCGTCGCGGAAACCACCGGGAAGACCGGCGTCACGGTCAACAGCGTGCTCGTCGGCCCCACCCGGTCCGAAGGCGTGGGCGTCTTTGTCGAAGAACTGGCCAAAGAGAAGGGGATCACCGTGGAGCAGATGGAGCAAGAGTTCTTCTCCACCGCTCGCCCGACCTCGCTGCTGGGCCGGTTTATCGAGGTGGAAGAAGTGGCGGCCATGATCGGCTACCTGTGCTCGACGGCGGCTTCCGCCACCAACGGCGCCGCCCTGCGCGTCGACGGCGGCGTGGTCCGCTCGATCCTGTAA
- a CDS encoding pectate lyase: protein MMLHSRLRTLALGASLLLCHAAGMATGEEPLSQAKVVSAMRQAAGFYRSQAARHGGYVYYYSLDLSQRWGEGPAEPDQIWVQPPGTPTVGMAYLAAWEATGDRFYLEAAQEAAEALVYGQLHSGGWSNSIDMQGRSRGDQYSGGSRRREGTTSLDDGQTQSAILFLIRADKALDFQHDGIHRAALSSLKALLAAQFPSGGFPQGWKAPVPGQPVRQASYPDYDWRTAGRIKNYWDMYTLNDNVCGYVADVLITAGEVYQQDAYRQALARLGDFLILAQMPDPQPAWAQQYNYDMHPVWARKFEPPAIAGDESQEVIETLLKISIATGDRKYLEPIPRALAWLKKSRLPDGRLARYYELRTNKPLYMVRQSKSSYALTYDDSNLPSHYGWKWDSRIPQLEQRYLALKAGRPAPVAADENLSRQASQLVQSLDEQGRWISTYDGQPLVGQPRFPLHSQFLSSEVFSRNLTFLAGRLAASARGTQN from the coding sequence ATGATGTTGCATTCACGATTGCGCACGCTCGCCCTTGGCGCCAGTCTGCTGCTCTGCCACGCGGCCGGGATGGCGACGGGGGAAGAGCCCCTTTCCCAGGCGAAGGTCGTTTCGGCCATGCGCCAAGCGGCCGGCTTCTATCGCTCCCAGGCGGCCCGGCATGGCGGGTATGTTTACTACTACAGCCTGGACCTGTCCCAGCGCTGGGGCGAAGGGCCGGCAGAGCCCGACCAGATCTGGGTGCAGCCGCCCGGCACGCCGACGGTCGGCATGGCATACCTGGCGGCGTGGGAAGCGACCGGCGATCGCTTTTATCTGGAGGCGGCCCAGGAGGCGGCGGAAGCCCTGGTTTACGGCCAGCTCCACTCCGGCGGCTGGTCGAATTCGATCGACATGCAAGGACGCAGCCGGGGCGATCAATATTCGGGCGGCAGCCGGCGCCGGGAAGGGACGACGTCGCTCGACGACGGACAAACGCAGTCCGCCATCCTGTTCCTGATCCGCGCGGACAAGGCCCTCGACTTCCAGCATGACGGGATTCACCGGGCGGCGTTGTCGTCGCTCAAGGCGCTCCTGGCGGCCCAGTTTCCCAGCGGCGGCTTTCCCCAGGGCTGGAAGGCTCCCGTCCCCGGGCAGCCAGTGCGCCAGGCCAGCTATCCGGACTACGACTGGCGAACTGCAGGCCGGATCAAAAACTACTGGGACATGTACACGCTGAATGACAACGTCTGCGGTTATGTGGCCGACGTATTGATCACCGCAGGCGAAGTCTATCAGCAGGACGCCTACCGACAGGCGCTGGCCCGGCTGGGCGACTTTCTGATCCTGGCGCAAATGCCCGACCCCCAGCCGGCCTGGGCGCAGCAGTACAATTACGACATGCACCCCGTCTGGGCGCGCAAGTTTGAACCGCCCGCTATTGCTGGCGATGAATCCCAGGAGGTAATCGAAACCCTGCTGAAGATCTCAATCGCCACCGGCGATCGCAAGTACCTGGAGCCGATCCCTCGAGCGCTGGCCTGGCTGAAAAAGTCCCGGTTGCCAGACGGCCGCTTGGCAAGATACTACGAACTCCGTACGAACAAACCCTTATATATGGTGCGGCAGAGCAAGTCGTCCTACGCCCTGACGTACGACGACAGCAACCTGCCCTCGCATTACGGTTGGAAGTGGGACTCACGCATCCCGCAGCTTGAGCAACGCTATCTGGCGCTCAAAGCAGGACGCCCGGCGCCGGTCGCAGCCGACGAGAATCTGTCCCGGCAGGCGTCGCAACTGGTGCAATCGCTGGACGAGCAAGGGCGCTGGATCAGTACGTACGACGGCCAGCCGCTCGTTGGCCAGCCCCGGTTCCCGTTGCACAGCCAGTTCCTGTCGAGCGAGGTCTTCAGCCGCAATCTTACCTTCCTGGCCGGGCGTCTTGCGGCGTCCGCCAGGGGAACGCAAAATTGA
- a CDS encoding DNA-3-methyladenine glycosylase I has translation MSEPLPEPDAGVFRCPWAKGEAYVDYHDREWGVPIHDDRLLFEYLLLEGAQAGLSWITILNKRENYREAFDRFDPERIALYGPAEQERLLGNAGIVRNRLKIASAIDNAKAYLAVREEFDSFDHFLWSFVAHEPIQNVWQSHAEVPAQTAESARMSKELKRRGFRFVGSTICYAFMQAVGMVNDHLVACFRHRQLQGKTK, from the coding sequence ATGTCAGAACCGTTGCCAGAGCCAGACGCCGGTGTGTTCCGTTGTCCCTGGGCCAAAGGGGAAGCGTACGTCGATTACCATGATCGCGAATGGGGCGTGCCGATCCACGACGACCGGCTGCTGTTCGAGTACCTCCTGCTCGAAGGCGCCCAGGCCGGGTTAAGCTGGATCACGATCCTCAACAAACGGGAGAACTACCGCGAGGCGTTCGACCGGTTTGATCCGGAGCGGATCGCTCTTTACGGCCCGGCCGAGCAGGAGCGTTTGCTGGGCAATGCGGGCATCGTGCGGAACCGGCTCAAGATCGCCTCCGCCATCGACAACGCCAAAGCGTACCTGGCCGTGCGGGAGGAGTTCGACTCCTTCGATCACTTCCTCTGGTCCTTCGTGGCGCACGAGCCGATCCAGAACGTCTGGCAATCGCATGCGGAGGTTCCCGCCCAGACGGCGGAATCGGCGCGCATGAGCAAGGAGCTGAAACGCCGCGGCTTCCGCTTTGTGGGCAGCACGATCTGCTACGCCTTCATGCAAGCCGTCGGCATGGTGAACGACCACCTGGTCGCCTGCTTCCGACATCGCCAGCTGCAGGGCAAAACGAAATAG
- a CDS encoding Gfo/Idh/MocA family protein, which translates to MTFLQGTRRNFLQTTGSAAVGLALGAQALPGRASTAANERLSVGFVGAGMRGTELMKVAASICQKFPADLTAVCDLWSYHRQRGVDQVKELTGREPRQFQHLEEMLAWSGLDAVVIATPDHAHAIHLTQCVQAGKHVYCEKPFANVLQEANDAVDAWRNSRCVATVGTQFRSDPRYRAAAELVRTGVLGPIVKVDRTFNAHSPYRWRRPAEIKLLKEADTDWKAWLLNKPDRAFDPQTYLEFRLMPEFSSGVIDQWMSHGIDGVHMLTGAALPRSVVAHGGNYGWKDGRANGDTAHVLLDYPEGFLCSHTTSLVNGFGGRGGVVMGRDAALEFHTNWRLSGEGGALARTLPTRLISEEGSVGDGDPVLHMRNWLECVQQGEQQTHCTPADSYPAAVACIMATQALHSGRRVQFDQATRTIRFG; encoded by the coding sequence ATGACGTTCCTCCAGGGCACTCGTCGTAACTTTCTGCAAACGACCGGATCGGCCGCGGTGGGCCTCGCCCTGGGCGCCCAGGCGTTGCCTGGTCGGGCTTCCACCGCCGCGAACGAGCGTCTTTCTGTGGGCTTTGTCGGAGCCGGCATGCGCGGCACGGAACTCATGAAAGTCGCCGCCAGCATCTGTCAGAAATTCCCTGCCGACCTGACAGCCGTTTGTGATCTGTGGTCCTATCATCGCCAGCGCGGCGTCGACCAGGTGAAGGAATTAACGGGTCGCGAGCCGCGGCAGTTCCAGCACCTGGAAGAGATGCTGGCGTGGTCCGGTCTGGACGCGGTGGTCATCGCCACGCCCGACCATGCGCATGCGATCCATTTGACGCAGTGCGTGCAGGCCGGCAAGCATGTGTACTGCGAGAAACCGTTCGCCAATGTGCTGCAGGAGGCGAACGACGCCGTCGACGCCTGGCGAAATTCTCGCTGCGTGGCGACCGTCGGAACGCAGTTCCGCAGCGACCCGCGTTATCGGGCCGCCGCCGAACTGGTCCGCACTGGGGTGCTGGGACCGATTGTCAAAGTGGATCGCACCTTCAACGCCCACTCCCCTTATCGCTGGCGTCGTCCGGCAGAGATCAAGCTGCTTAAAGAAGCCGACACCGACTGGAAGGCCTGGCTCCTGAACAAGCCGGACCGTGCTTTCGATCCGCAAACCTACCTGGAATTCCGGCTCATGCCGGAGTTCAGTTCCGGCGTGATCGATCAGTGGATGTCGCATGGCATCGACGGAGTCCATATGCTGACAGGAGCCGCGCTGCCCCGTAGCGTTGTCGCTCATGGGGGCAACTATGGCTGGAAGGACGGCAGGGCGAACGGCGACACGGCGCATGTGCTGCTGGACTATCCCGAAGGCTTTCTCTGCTCGCACACCACCAGCCTGGTCAATGGCTTCGGCGGCCGCGGCGGAGTGGTTATGGGACGCGACGCCGCGCTTGAGTTCCATACCAACTGGCGCCTTTCCGGCGAAGGCGGCGCCCTGGCCCGGACTTTGCCGACCCGCCTGATCTCGGAGGAAGGGAGCGTCGGCGACGGCGATCCCGTCCTGCACATGCGCAACTGGCTGGAGTGCGTCCAGCAGGGCGAGCAGCAAACCCACTGCACGCCGGCCGACAGTTATCCGGCCGCTGTCGCCTGCATCATGGCGACCCAGGCGTTACACAGCGGTCGCCGCGTCCAGTTCGACCAAGCCACGCGCACCATCCGCTTCGGGTAG
- a CDS encoding LysR family transcriptional regulator, which produces MTASRYYKEVRFEHFRTFSEVARSGSFAAAGRVLGLSRPTVWQQVHSLEMEFAVKLFSRQGRGVETTEPGRVLLDLILPSIAAMDSVGDAFRARLAGPHGVVRLASISGNDLLFRAISRLPQQSPPVQFTWVEQRGVDGVDLVESGQCDLGLVLTAPETRVNPRVHYEPCGQRSFTLAAPADHPLLHKRTLSLKQLVEHRLVTFPLESPFRRYVDQVFARADLLGQMQIAAEAETIETAEHCVQLGLGVALVLPSCTHAAPTGLAYRRLDKLFGSGLLHLVWERGAHLRPPVATFVELVKELLAA; this is translated from the coding sequence GTGACTGCCTCCCGTTACTATAAAGAGGTGCGGTTCGAGCATTTTCGCACTTTCAGCGAAGTCGCCCGGTCCGGCAGTTTTGCTGCAGCGGGGCGGGTGCTGGGGCTTTCCCGCCCCACCGTCTGGCAGCAGGTCCATTCGCTGGAGATGGAGTTCGCCGTTAAGCTGTTTTCCCGCCAGGGTCGCGGCGTGGAAACGACCGAACCCGGCCGCGTGCTGCTCGATCTAATCCTGCCCTCGATCGCCGCGATGGACAGCGTGGGCGACGCTTTCCGCGCACGCCTTGCGGGTCCCCATGGCGTGGTGCGACTCGCCAGCATTTCAGGAAACGATCTGCTCTTTCGTGCGATCTCGCGATTACCCCAGCAGTCGCCCCCGGTTCAATTCACCTGGGTCGAACAGCGCGGCGTCGATGGGGTGGATCTGGTTGAGTCGGGGCAATGCGACCTGGGGCTGGTGCTAACCGCGCCGGAAACCCGCGTGAATCCACGGGTGCACTACGAGCCCTGCGGTCAGCGGTCTTTCACCCTGGCGGCGCCGGCCGACCATCCGTTGCTGCACAAACGAACGTTGTCTCTGAAACAGCTGGTCGAACATCGGCTGGTTACATTTCCCCTGGAGAGTCCGTTTCGCCGCTATGTGGATCAGGTCTTCGCGCGGGCCGACTTGCTGGGCCAGATGCAAATTGCAGCCGAAGCGGAAACCATCGAAACGGCCGAACACTGCGTCCAACTGGGTCTGGGAGTCGCCCTGGTGCTGCCTTCCTGCACGCACGCTGCGCCGACGGGTTTAGCTTACCGGCGGCTGGACAAGCTGTTCGGCAGCGGGTTGTTGCACCTCGTCTGGGAACGCGGCGCGCACTTGCGGCCTCCGGTGGCGACTTTTGTGGAACTGGTCAAGGAACTGCTGGCAGCGTAG
- a CDS encoding PAS domain-containing sensor histidine kinase, translated as MNKPSWEQRRALQFIDIVVSVDNSPISPGETRAMIEFFEFSNEMLCVADSRGYFVRVNQAWTKTLGWPAEELLNRPYLDFVHPEDVQSTTREAELLLSGAHETISFENRYRCQNGSYRWLSWYVKLKFDSGQLIAAARDITADKLQTEALRESEERFEAFMDNSPAIAWAKDEQGRIVYFNKAYEDRFHVRLSDWIGKSDFDLWPSDVAETFRQNDNAVLTSGVPLSVTGETTMDDGSHTTWRSVRFVFSDRHDGKLIGGIAIDITDLKQVEDALASERELLRSVIDTQEKEKQILCHEVHDGVIQNAVGSLMMLESYQEMNPPGNGSELINKVINCLRQGVEDGRRTIQGIRPPFLDESDLESAVRELAEYTSATGITVTTKCELGTVRLPDMLQTTVYRLIQESLNNAMKHSGTEAATVELKRDGGHVFMEVRDFGCGFKLGDARKRGLGLKGMMERVRLFGGECTIESEPNKGTRIIARLPIDS; from the coding sequence ATGAACAAGCCATCCTGGGAACAGCGAAGAGCTTTGCAATTTATCGACATTGTAGTTTCGGTGGACAATTCTCCAATCTCACCTGGCGAAACACGAGCCATGATCGAATTTTTTGAGTTCAGCAATGAGATGCTTTGCGTGGCCGACAGCCGAGGGTACTTCGTTCGGGTCAATCAGGCTTGGACGAAGACCTTGGGATGGCCCGCAGAAGAGTTGCTCAATCGGCCCTACCTTGATTTCGTGCATCCAGAGGACGTTCAATCCACGACTCGAGAAGCGGAGTTGCTCCTGAGCGGCGCTCACGAAACGATCTCGTTTGAGAACCGTTATCGCTGCCAGAACGGCTCTTACCGATGGCTGTCTTGGTACGTAAAGCTAAAGTTCGACTCAGGCCAACTTATCGCAGCCGCCAGGGATATTACCGCAGACAAGCTTCAAACGGAGGCTCTGCGAGAATCGGAGGAGCGGTTCGAGGCATTCATGGACAATAGTCCCGCAATTGCCTGGGCGAAAGACGAACAAGGACGCATCGTCTATTTCAACAAAGCGTATGAAGACCGTTTTCATGTCCGGCTTTCCGACTGGATAGGAAAGTCTGATTTTGATCTTTGGCCCTCCGACGTCGCTGAAACATTTCGGCAGAATGACAATGCCGTGTTGACCAGCGGAGTCCCGCTTTCGGTGACGGGAGAGACCACAATGGACGACGGCTCCCACACAACATGGAGGAGCGTAAGGTTTGTTTTCTCAGATCGGCATGACGGTAAGTTGATTGGCGGCATTGCTATCGACATTACCGATTTGAAGCAGGTGGAAGACGCTCTTGCTTCCGAGCGAGAATTACTCCGCAGCGTCATCGACACGCAAGAAAAAGAGAAGCAAATCCTTTGCCATGAAGTTCACGATGGCGTGATTCAGAATGCTGTGGGATCGTTAATGATGTTGGAAAGCTATCAAGAGATGAATCCGCCTGGGAATGGCTCGGAACTCATCAACAAGGTCATCAATTGCCTGCGACAGGGTGTTGAAGACGGGAGGCGAACGATTCAAGGAATCCGCCCGCCATTTCTCGACGAATCGGACCTGGAGTCTGCTGTCCGAGAATTGGCAGAGTATACTTCGGCTACCGGGATCACGGTCACGACAAAATGTGAGTTGGGAACTGTACGATTGCCGGACATGCTTCAAACGACAGTTTACCGACTTATCCAGGAGTCGCTGAACAACGCAATGAAGCATAGCGGAACGGAAGCTGCAACGGTTGAGTTAAAGAGGGACGGGGGCCATGTTTTCATGGAAGTACGAGACTTCGGTTGCGGATTCAAATTGGGTGACGCACGAAAGCGGGGTCTCGGATTGAAAGGAATGATGGAGCGAGTGCGGCTTTTCGGCGGCGAATGCACGATTGAGAGTGAGCCAAACAAAGGTACACGAATCATTGCCCGGCTACCGATTGATTCTTAG
- a CDS encoding S1 family peptidase, translating into MNRIWITIIFAAFTPFMALAADEPQVEDLNTQLMRATVKISHEKSTGTGFVLLKGERYLLVTAAHVFDKTPGDETTVIFRSKQSEGDYTKEPTKLAIRKDGKPLWTRHPTEDVAVIWIAPPKNADLPQILTELVASDDQLRKQKIHPGDRLACLGYPHQEEGSKAGFPLLRDGPIASFPLLPTAKTKTFFMSMNIFEGDSGGPVYLVRPGINNSSDDVRLILGLVTGQRFLDEEAKMVYGTTKLRHRLGLAVVVHASFIKESVDLLK; encoded by the coding sequence ATGAATCGAATCTGGATCACTATCATCTTCGCCGCCTTCACTCCTTTCATGGCTCTAGCAGCCGATGAGCCTCAAGTCGAAGACTTGAATACACAGTTGATGCGAGCAACGGTGAAGATCAGCCACGAAAAGTCCACCGGAACGGGTTTTGTTCTGTTGAAGGGCGAAAGGTATCTCCTGGTCACTGCGGCGCACGTCTTCGACAAGACTCCAGGTGATGAAACGACTGTGATTTTCCGCAGCAAACAAAGCGAAGGGGATTACACCAAGGAACCCACGAAGCTCGCTATCCGAAAAGACGGCAAACCGCTCTGGACCAGGCACCCAACCGAAGATGTCGCTGTTATTTGGATTGCACCGCCAAAGAACGCTGATCTTCCGCAGATTTTGACCGAGCTTGTTGCGTCCGATGACCAGTTGCGGAAGCAAAAGATTCATCCAGGCGACAGGCTTGCCTGCCTCGGCTATCCGCATCAAGAGGAAGGAAGCAAGGCAGGCTTTCCTCTTCTTCGAGATGGCCCTATCGCAAGTTTCCCCCTTCTGCCTACGGCGAAAACGAAAACCTTCTTTATGAGCATGAACATCTTCGAGGGTGATAGCGGTGGACCAGTGTACCTGGTTCGTCCTGGCATAAATAACTCAAGCGACGATGTTCGGCTCATCTTGGGTCTGGTAACGGGACAACGGTTCTTGGATGAAGAGGCCAAGATGGTTTATGGCACGACCAAACTACGGCATCGACTTGGACTCGCAGTTGTAGTTCACGCGTCGTTTATCAAAGAGAGCGTTGATCTTCTCAAGTAG
- a CDS encoding tyrosine-type recombinase/integrase: protein MLASKAETTVRREVKRAKRFFCAALRKQLISENPFADLPCPAQVNKSRLSFVTEEITQQVLAHCPDTEWRLIFALSRYGALRCPSEHLSLTWADVDWERERITIRARKTEHHRSGGVRQIPLFPELKPHLEDAWQLAEEGQEHIIVRYRKRNANLRTQLCRIIKRAGLDQWPRLFHNLRTTRETELADHFPPHVVCYWVDNSEKVAQDHYLQVTTDHCERALKSGAIPVQKAVQQPAASSRTAQQKTPQPLKDCGVMLNLADACEKTRDARVPPRGVEPLFSD, encoded by the coding sequence ATGCTTGCGTCAAAGGCCGAAACCACCGTCAGACGCGAAGTGAAGCGGGCGAAGCGGTTCTTTTGCGCGGCCCTGCGAAAGCAGCTGATTTCTGAAAACCCGTTTGCCGACCTGCCCTGCCCCGCGCAGGTCAACAAGTCTCGCCTGTCCTTCGTGACGGAAGAGATAACACAGCAGGTTTTGGCACACTGCCCTGACACGGAATGGCGGCTGATTTTCGCCCTAAGCCGTTACGGAGCATTGCGTTGCCCTTCCGAGCATCTCAGTCTTACCTGGGCAGATGTGGACTGGGAGCGCGAACGCATCACCATTCGCGCGAGAAAAACCGAGCATCACCGTAGCGGAGGCGTTCGCCAAATCCCCCTCTTTCCAGAGCTGAAGCCGCACCTCGAAGACGCCTGGCAGCTTGCGGAAGAGGGGCAGGAGCACATCATCGTCAGATACCGCAAGCGGAACGCCAACCTTCGCACGCAGCTTTGCCGGATCATCAAGCGAGCCGGTCTGGACCAGTGGCCGCGATTATTCCACAACTTGCGGACGACGCGCGAGACAGAACTCGCCGATCACTTCCCGCCGCACGTGGTTTGCTACTGGGTGGATAACTCGGAAAAAGTGGCCCAAGACCACTATCTCCAGGTGACCACGGATCACTGCGAACGGGCTCTAAAAAGCGGTGCAATACCGGTGCAAAAAGCGGTGCAGCAGCCCGCCGCAAGTTCTCGCACCGCGCAGCAAAAAACGCCGCAACCCCTGAAGGACTGCGGCGTTATGCTGAATCTTGCGGACGCCTGCGAAAAGACGCGAGACGCACGAGTACCCCCTAGGGGAGTCGAACCCCTGTTTTCGGACTGA